Proteins co-encoded in one Salvelinus sp. IW2-2015 unplaced genomic scaffold, ASM291031v2 Un_scaffold12318, whole genome shotgun sequence genomic window:
- the LOC112080157 gene encoding patj homolog: MGRNLSYIANEKRHIELIELENDGKGLGFGIVGGRSSGVLVKTXLPSGPAGLDKRLRSGDHILRIGDTDLAGMGNEEVAHVLRNAGSRVKLLIAREVAVSTGTXDLSLSSPPLPLLAQQQQRVXRMGNQ; the protein is encoded by the exons aagCGTCACATAGAGTTGATAGAGCTGGAGAACGATGGGAAGGGGCTGGGCTTCGGCATTGTAGGGGGTCGATCCTCTGGAGTCCTGGTCAAAACCATRCTACCAAGTGGACCTGCTGGACTg GACAAGCGTCTGCGCAGCGGGGACCACATCCTGCGTATCGGGGACACAGACCTGGCCGGCATGGGCAACGAGGAAGTGGCTCACGTTCTCCGCAACGCAGGGTCAAGGGTCAAACTGCTCATTGCTAGGGARGTCGCCGTCTCCACGGGAACCAKcgacctctccctctcctcgcccccactccctctcctcgCCCAGCAACAACAGAGGGTGMCCAGGATGGGCAACCAG